aaaccaaACGTGTGTTATTTTACTTGCTTTTCTATTTCCGTCTTTTCTCGtagttttccgctgcatactgagttcttaaaaacaaaaaagatgagtttttaaaaaccacgtgattcacttCCTCTCATGTGTGTATCGATCCAACATAGGGTTCTTTACCCAATATTCGATCAACCTTatcctgttgggactcctcattgcTTGActtctggtcaatcttgacctactagaacttcttcaccaagtatccggtcaatcctttgaccccacttagacttttctccttgtgctaagtatcaggtcaaacctttgacctacttggacttccaatcactagGTGTTCGggcaaccttgacccacttagatttccacatatctagcttcactcactaggacttttacctggttttactcaccaggattttcaactgcttggcttcactcaccaggactttcacctagtttcactcatcggaattttcaatctgcctaggttcactcactagggttttcacctggcttcacttaccaagattttccatctacctagcttcactcactaagtctttcacctacctttactcactaggattttccttttgcctagcttcactcactagggctttcacctagcttcactcaccaggactttccttctgcctatctTTACTCACTAAGGCTTttgtctgactttactcaccaggaccttccggtcaagtatccggtcagtttTGACCTACtcaactcttcttcacatcaaactggtcaaccttgaccaatctccccaaacggacgATTGCTCCTGAAATTTTCATacattgtcaaaatattttttatatattgtcaaatatcgaaactcacaTATTATGACTCAAGCTTGATTTaattcaaacttagtcaacctagtcaacttTGACTTGGAGAAATTACACCAACATAAAGGAGAAGAAAGTGTTGGCACTTAAAGAAGATGATGATTTATTGATATGATTGTGTATGGGGATATTTCATTTGGATTGACTTATGGAAGAATGTTAGATAGTTTTGGATACGATGGCTTGACGGCTTGTATGAATTTGATATGTTTGTTTTGACTTTCAGTTATTAATCTATTGCTCATTTCTAATTTCTTCTAATAAATTTGAATCTCCATAtgaacttattttttaaaacaaattttacatTCAATTAAGATTTTCTCGAGATGTAGAAATATTGTCAGCCCAAAATATTTCCACTTAAAAATTCTTGAGGGTGGTACAATTCTTCTATGCAATTACATGAATGATCAATTTACACGCCTGATTTCCATTTTTGAAAAGGTGAATTCACACCATTCAGTTCCAACGTAAACTTCCCAGGAAATAGGCATAGAAACTCAATCATGCAGAAGCATGCATGCATGTTACAGAAGCCTAGCAAACACTTTCTGATCACATTATTTTAGAACTTGAGAGATgttttattaaaatataaaaggatgattatctttaaaatttaaaaatatatgtatatataatgattattaaatttattatattaaatgaaattaaatattgagtTATAACTCGAACATGTGAGTAAAAGATGAgcaataaaaatattaaagttgATGTATAGATAAATAAgaatgaataaaataaaaaataaaaatattaaagaaaaaatCGTTAATCGATAGTTTTTTTTAGCGCCCACATCTTACAGAAAAATTAATTTGGTTGCCCACGTCTTAATGCTCATGTTACCCAAATTCTTCGAGAGTGACAGCTATGTTACTCACATTTTTTTGAGAAAAATGGTATGGTAAATCACATAAGATGTAGGTCTCCGTTGAGGATGACCAATCTGACGGAGTCTAGTAAATTGAGTCGGAGAGGTCAAATGACCAAGCTAAATCGAAGTAATCGGTTGACTTAGCTGGAGTAAGTGGTTGACCGAGTTGATGTAGTCAGTTGACCAAGCTAGAGTAGTCGTATGATCGAGTTAGAGTCATATGATTGAGCTGGAGTAGTCGGGTTGGCTGAATCAATGGAGTAGTCGTATGAAGTAGTCGGGTTGGCTGAATCAATTGATTAGTCGCATGACTAAGTCAAAATAATCATATGGCCAAGTCGAAAGAGTCTGATGGACCATTTTAACTTCCACCTCTACTTGCCTTTTAACCAATTGACTTGACTTTCATCTTGACCCTACCACATGTGGCCTCCAATATCTACCACATCAATGAATTTATAGAGGAATTGAAAGATGTCTtatgtaaaatatataaaaaatgattaaaatgaaaaaaaaatgttaaatattCTTTGTGATCATAAAAtatctttaaatttaaaaagaaaatatacaaaatgacaattaaatatattatattatgtGAAGTTGAATGTTGAATTATGAGAGAAATatatttatcaaaggaagaaaatcaaaaaaatttaattaatgataaaataaaatttatttaaatataaatagagaAATACCCTACttagtataataaaattttattattattgtttgaaTCTCGCAACAGAACAAAAAATGAAACTCTTGTAGGGCCATTTCTCACACAGAAGATTGCTGCTAATTGAAATAGGCATACAAATAGTAATGCTTTCTATTATCCATGCTCAATTTAGAACACAATAAATGTTGCTTTCGGAAAAGCAAAGGCAATCTCACAGAGAAGTTCACTAGGAAGAGTAGAAGGTTTTAGTTGGTCGAGACACTTTCAAATTAAATGATTAACAGGTTTGGGCATCGCTTCTACAGAAACAAAGCAGAGAAATTGAGGAAAATCTTAATCTTATTTTTGCCTTTTTCAATCTTATTAGAATTGGAACTGCATCTCCTTTGTATAACCAAGGTCATCTAGGTGTGCTGCCATGGCTTTGTTCATGGGAGGCGGACCACATCTCAGGACCTGTGTCAAAAGAAAGCTCCGGTTACCATAAACTATGCAAATATACATTAATATGAATACACACTTATGCACGTGAGTCATGAATCAGAGAATCGACATTGTCTTCAAGGATTTCATATCTATCACTAGTGACGACTGACAATTTAGTCTTATAATAACTACAGTTCAGGTCTATGCTCATTAGGGTTGGCATTGTTTTAACTGACTATTCGATCATAATGAAACTTTCTAACTTTTTTTTATCTGGGTTGAGGACCAAAATTGTGATGATTTATGCATATATAATGATAGATGACTCTGTAGTCTGTCATGTCTACCTGGATGTCTTGTGCCGGTGCAGGACAGTGAGTTTTGATCATATCTTTTGACACAAAGCCAACACCAGCATCCCAACTCTCAGGGGGCTGCAGGAAAAAGAGATATAACAATGTTCAGAAAATAATAGAGATATTATATCAGAATTTGATTATCAAGAAACCATCACATCAGCTGCTTCAGATATGAATCAGAGGTAATACTGCAAGTGACACCATATAATAGAACTTCAAATGACCATCAACAGTATTTCACCTGATTAAGcacataaaaaatttgaaaacgaTCAGGATAATTCCTAGCCAAGCCGTCCAACTCTTCCTGCATACGCCACAAACTTTCTCATAATTGTAACAGATGGGCAAACACTagtaattcaaacttcaaaaaatAATATGGTGCCCAACGAGCAATCCTACCATTGACCTATTAAGTTATCTAGTACTTGGTGTATAATCTATTATGAAAGAAGTATCATAAGTTGTGAATTTACCTTCAGAAGAATGTCTTCGTAAGTGACATTAGCGTAGATAAGTTGAACCTTAGTTTTATCCTTTGGGTTTTCCAGTATGGCCCTTGTAACCTAAGATGAAAATTGGTATTAGAATTACAGGTTTGGCCATTTTCAGTCATACCAAAGACACGATGACTAAATCATTCTATATACCTGAAACATTGGAGTAATGCCGGATCCACCGGCAATCATTCCAAAAGCTCTGACTTGCCCAACCTGATACTTGAAGCGTCCCTGGAAGTATAGAAGGGCTGATTAGAAGTCATATGGAGTAACCATTTACTAAAAAAATGCAGTTGTGAAGGACACATTGTAAATGAGAGTTACTCGGGCAGGACAAGCAAACCAAATATTTGACTTCAAATACTGAAGAGATATGTTC
This window of the Zingiber officinale cultivar Zhangliang chromosome 3B, Zo_v1.1, whole genome shotgun sequence genome carries:
- the LOC122056377 gene encoding NADH--cytochrome b5 reductase 1-like, whose product is MDLFGSCGIEAVGIAVAVVAVAAGAAYFYLGRKSKGSLDPENFRNFKLVQKKQLSHNVAKFRFALPTPTSVLGLPIGQHISCRGKDNLGEEVIKPYTPTTLDSDIGYFELVIKMYPQGRMSHHFREMEVGDYMSVKGPKGRFKYQVGQVRAFGMIAGGSGITPMFQVTRAILENPKDKTKVQLIYANVTYEDILLKEELDGLARNYPDRFQIFYVLNQPPESWDAGVGFVSKDMIKTHCPAPAQDIQVLRCGPPPMNKAMAAHLDDLGYTKEMQFQF